The window ATCGCTAATACCAAAGAATGTGCCTAGTTGATTCACAGAAGATAACGCCCAGAGCTGAAGCGCATATATAAAGCCACAAATCGCGTATTGATTATTCTCCGTCAGCTTTGCATAGGTAAAGCTCTTCACTTCTTTCAGTAAATAATCAAAGGCCAAATTCCCCCAGGGATACTTGCAAAACTCTTTGAAATTTCTAGCTCTAAGCAGACGCTCTTCTGGAATACTTGTCACCGGATTGCTTGCCATCAATATCCCTTCCACAAGGATTGTAGCTCCCAATCTTAATCTCTGATCAGCAGTAAGCTCTTTACTCTTTTCGACAAGAAGCTTAAGCAAGGTGTTTAGAGTTTGATTCTTGTTCATCCAtggatctttcttcttcttttttgttgctGAAGTCTcggcttcatcttcatctttatcaacaACACAAGGCAGACCCGTTGTCAAGTGGAATTCTCTTAGAGAAAACCTCATTAGTTGTTCTCCAAAAGTAAACCACAAACCCTTCTCGCCTATATCAATTCTCCTTAAGAGTAAGTGATGAATCAAATGCCTTGAAAACACCATAAGCTTCTGCTTCCTTCCCATCTTAATTACCGGAGCCAAGAATGAATCTTCAAGCTTCTTGAATTCTTTGCCCAAAAGGGTTTCAACTTTACCAACCAACTTCAGATTGGAGCGCTTGTTAATTCTTTGCAATACGACTCCTTTTGTACCAGTTTCGGAGATTCTTTTTGGCAAAGCAATCTTGTCATTAGACTCACTCATCGTTTCACCTGAAACAATTCAAAATGGCAATGTCAAAGATATGTTTTATAATGACTTATAAAGGTTTTGTTTATCAACACTTGTAAATCATAATAGATCATTCTAAAATCGATTAACCACATCAAAAACGAAAGAACTAGCAATGAAATATATCGCAAATGACAGAGTGAGAAGAAGAATCGCTAAGAAGAACCAATAACATTACCGGAGTTAAGAGAAATCGATGGTGAAAAGTAAGTTTTTGTAACCAAAGAAATGTAGAACGGCGGAGTATAAATAGAGATCAAAAGATGCGCTTCAGCTCTGTATCAGAAGAGACGCGAACGGAGGAAGGCGATGAAAAGTCCCGACTTTTTACCCTAATTCGTGacggttttattttttttacactaAGGCCCAATTTCGATTATCAATGTTTAAGGCCCAAGTTTATTTATGGTTTAATGCTTAGAAAACggttttataaactattatagatTAACAAGCTTctgcaaaatatttatatgctttttaaaaaattttattaacccttataaattattatatagagATTCATAAgtctttattaattattgtcaaaatttgtaaatcattttatacagatttataaatcttttaaaattgtttatagGTCTTTATATATTAccttattttataaatcttcaTAAAACCTTATAAGCCCTTCAAAataattgtcaaaattttatatagatttaGAAGCCCTTGTAAACTATTTATTGCTCTTATAAACTACACATATTTGTAagtctttataaattatttataggctTTTATAAATCATAATCTACATTTTACCTCGTGGAATCTCTTGAGGGTCTATGATTGGAGTGGCTACATCATCCATCATATCTTCTGATTCATGAGGTAATGGTAACTCCTTTCCCTACACATcattagtaaaaatatatagtttaaagataagaaaaagaagcCTATGAGAACACATATATAGGTGATAGTCTAAAACTTACATATATGGTTTCATGGTTTTGTGTTTCAGCCTCAGTGGCTTCTAAAACAGAAGTGTTTCTGTGTCTCTCGAGAGAGGATGTGATTTCTGTGGCATCATCATTCACCTTATCCTCTTCATTGGATTCTAAAACAAGTGTGATACTAGGGCTCTCTTGATCGGATCTGATTTTGGTGGCATCATCATTCAACGTATCATCTTCATCGGTGGCAAGTGTGTTACTAGGACTATCTTGACCGGGTCTGATTGGTGTGCCAGCATTATTTTCAAATTCTCTCTGCAAAAATGGTGTAGGAAGATTTTAAATTGCACcaaaaatgaatacaaattaTGTGTGAGAAAATACCTCATGTGCGCGAATCCAACTACCACCACCTAGCCACTCCATTGACAGCCTAATCTCAGTATAATTAAAAACCGCATCCTCTTTTGTGGCAGCGAAATACACTTTGTATTTGTTTTCAAGGAGAATTTCCGTCACTCGACCTTTGCGCCACCCATGGGTAACAACCACTTCAACATAGTCGTTCAGACTGTACTCTGCACAAAGATCTCGAGGAGGAGATGGCCTTATTTTGCAAATATCAACTATTAAATGTTTTCCTTCCGCTTCATCACTCGAATTTTGTGAGATTGTACATCTTTTGATCAGAAATTTTCTTCTATCATCTCCTTGTTTCCGAACTTCTGTAATTACCAATGCTCGGACCCAAATTTTTTCCTTTTCACTTTCACTAATTTCACGGGTCATTTCCACCAACTTCCCTCTCGTAAACATGTGTTGACTCAATACCTTCAATTCCAAAACAATCATATATAAGCTAAAGCCCTCaaacattcaaaattttataacttaaaacatacaaaaaaaaacaataccttGTTTTTGCTTTTGACCCATTTGGAGCCGATCCAATCAGCATGAGGTCTCAGTTGGCTTCTGATGAATCTCATTATGTCTGGTggatcatcaaagtaaaccaaaAAACTACCATCTGGCCTTTCAACTACGATAACACCAGTCCACCAACCATTATTAAAATAAGCATCCACCACCGACCCTTCCTTGAATACGACACCCTCATTCAGACACTCTGGCGGGACTGGCCGAATAAAACTTCTTTCAATAGTTTCCTTCAAAGGACTTACACCATCTTCGTTGAACATAGTTTTGTAACTAACCCGAAGCTTTTTTCCTGTTACTCTCGTCGGATTTTGCTCGAGGATAGCTCTATACCAAGAACCTCTGAACCCATCTTCTTGAATAGATACTTCTACTTCACAATCTTTGGCAATAGACAaaagttttccttttttcttcaaattatttttcatcttcCTGAGGAGGAATCGGAAATGcagatcacaaaaaaaaaatcaagaaaagaaagaaactagGTGAATTAAGATCAAATGAACGACATGCATCCAAGAAACTGAAACAAATTGAGATTTTAGATAAATCAATTAGGTTCCATACAAAAATTCAATTCGATTTTGGAGTGTATATACAAAAGCAAATAGGAATTTCAATTTGAtctaaattgaatataaaaaatcaaaagagaaTACAGTGAATGTTCTTGAATTAACTTTTGCTAAATTCGATTCAAGTTGAATTGGAACTGAAACTGAAACAGATTGAGATTTTAAGTCAATCAATTAGgtttcaaacaaaaattcaattcaatttagATTGTTGAttcaaaaatgaagatgaaACTCAATTACCTTTTGCCACGATAATGATTCAAAATGGGGAAGATTGTTGTGttgattcttcttcttgaaaTTTACGGACATAGAGAAACGATGAAGAAATgatagaaaacaagaaagcaaaaaaaaaaacgtgtcatagtgaagaagatgaagacgtGTCGCGTGAGAAGAGTTAAATTTACTGTTTTGCCATCCCTTTtggtaaatgataaaaaaacagATAAATCGTTGAGGTCATGGGTCGAACACGGGTTTCTGTCTAAATTGAAATTTTAAGCAACCTCAACTTACCACTAGACCATATTACTTACTCGTTATGATTAGCACGTATACTCATAATGTTGCTTACATATCatcatttttgtatataaactgATTTAGAAGCCTTTATAAATTGCTTCAAtcattttggttgtttatacaactttataaaccttaattcttttttgttttatgaactGATGAGCTCTTGAAAAacgatttataaatctttataacttttatatacTCCTTTATATATCGTAAATTCATTTGTAATAAaccattttgttttgattttataagaGGTTATAAACTATTTGTAATAATGTGTTATAAAGCTACTGAAATACAAATTTACCATTGAACTTTCTAAATTTAAGGAAAACCATAAATCCAAGTCATAAACTCATAATACTCAGAATTCTACAAACAAAGTTTACCAAACACGCATAAAACAGATAGTTGTTCACACATAACTATAAGCAAGCTATAAAGTTTTTGTTCATTCCCACATTAGTATTCATTGTAATTCCGAGAAGATATCAACCGCCAACTTTTCTCGGATGATTGCAATTTTTTCTTCACTCAGCTTTGTCAAATCCACTATACGCATTGCATGGCACTCTATCAGCTTCAATGCATAAACTCCACTGTCTTCTATTTTAAGAACCTTAAACAAATATGTTTTAGTAATATATTAGcagataaattataatataagttaTTTGATCTGAAGAACCTGGATACAAATCTACCATAAAGATTTATAAGCGGTTATAAAGATGTTACCTGTGGGAAACCTTCAGATACAATTTTTATCGAGAACTTGCTTGTATCCATGCTGACATCTTTGAAGAAGTAGCGAATCATGAATGGGAGAGCCATCGCATATGCATTAACGTAAGGGACCAAACTCGCATCTGTGAACTTCATTGCTGCACAATTGAATGCTGTGATATTTCTCTTCTCCAAGTTGATTACAACTCCAAGCCAATACTTCTCTGCTACTGCAATGGCCGAATAGAGGAAGTTGATATTCTTCTCTATGTTGTACTTGTCAAAGCCTGCTCCAAATTGGAAACCTTTCTTGTCATCTAAAAACTCATCATAAAACTCATCTATTTCTTCAAGAAACTTCACTCCAACAACTAAGGCAGTTTTGTTCAGAAACAAATCTGGATTGTTTATCTGTCTCAGTTTCAGCAACTCAAAACCTGCTTCAATatgctgaaacaaaaaaaaaacaaatactcaGAATAGCGATCATATAGTTTTATAAAGaagattaatataaatttataagggATTATAAAGAATTTTTGTTCACATATAGTCTAACcgtttttgaaagtttttttccCGGAGTTTCAATATCCGAAAACCACTTTGCGTTTACTATCTCTTGATTGATTCTCAGCTTCCTACATTGGACACTCATACTTTTTTATGTAGATATCTAGTTTCATGAAATATATAGcttcttataaaataaaacttacttTCTTTTGTTTGACATTTTCCATTCtctcattttttcttttcttgttttatcAACTGGCTCAAAGGGATGAAGAATCGGATGTTTCTTCCTTGCTCCTGTAAACGGTGGTTGTGTATGAATGGATGGTATTTGACCTCTTTCACTTCTTCTTAGCGGAACATTATCTGTATCAGCTTTAAACTTCTTTTGAAGTGGAGGCTCAACATCTTCGTTTACctacagaacaaaaaaaatagtccCCTTTTTACAAAGGATTATTAAgtctataaaataaatcaatactcATAAAGTTTGGAAAACAAACCTGGCTGTGTTGTTGTACcaatctcttttttattttcattagagGTTGGAAAACAGGAATCTCATAAACATCTCTCATAAGAACCTGATTCATGCAAATcgtttttatataattgtttaagAGACCTTAACGATCATGAAATAGtttataaagctttataaaaTACCTCATTTGTACCCTTTCCACTATGACTTTCTTGGGAAAGGAGATCAAACTTAGGAGACGTAAATGTTGGATTAGGCGATGAAACCTTCagacaaaatatttgaaaattagatGTTTATGCTATATACATTAAACTTTTACAAGgccttataaaatatattaattttgtaccCTTGTATCAAAGTTTGGAGTATTGAATGTTGGAGTAGGCGACGTAACctacaaaagaaataagaaattcAATTTGCCTatcactaaattaaaaaatttataaacctttatatcCTGTTTTAGATTCATACCTGCGACGTTTGTTTCAAGCAACtttctgattcaagtttttCTGTGTCTTCGTCTTGAGTGATTTTTTGTGTAGTCTCAATTTCCCCAAGAATATTCTCTTCTTCCCTTTGATGCTCTGTACCAGATTTTGCTTCTTCATCACATatctctttttcattttcatcatcCAGTGCACTTCTTCCATCGCCAGAGTTTGCTTCTTCAGCAATTGTATCTTCAGAGTTTGCTGCTTCAGCAATtgtatcttcttcattttcatcatctggtgcattttttttatcatcagaGTTTGCTTCTTCATTAATtgtatcttcttcattttcataatcttgTGCACTTCTTCTATCACCAGAACTAGCTCCATTTTCACAATCTTCTTTGTTTGGTGAACTGTcgttaaacttcaaaaaaacaaGTGAAATCATTAGAGAGGAATAACACGCGAAATTTGATAAGTAATTGGTAAAATTGAATTGGTTACCTTAACTCCTAAAACATTCTGGATCATTACTACTCGCTTATCCAAATCACGAACCATTTGGATTAGCTTATCAAGTTTCTCGCTGTTAGACATGGAATgatttttatcttttctttgcTCCTTATCCTTTTGATACTCTTCATCTTTATTTTCCTCTTCATCTGTCTtttcctcttcatctttcttttcctcttcatcttcattaTGGTTCAGATCTTCACCATGCTCTGCATCTTCGTCTTTTGTCTTGCGTTGTTGACCTATATCTTCTGTTGCAACAAACATATCCACAAAACCTTTCTCCCAATCGCTTCTCCTCATTTTGtatccttgttgaactagtTTCACAACACTGTGAAAGTCAGCATCGTCACTATGTGTTGCCCCCACCAAATGTTTGTATTCCTCAGCCAATCCAATCACTGTGCTAACCTCAACCTgtagaataaataaaacatatctaTGTAAacctcttatatattaatttatatagtccTTATAAAAGTACATTTATAATCTTGTATAAACACATGTCAAATTTACAATCCTACAAGACACCGATTTGTGGACCTTTTCAAGGAGTCCCTAGAAATCCACTTTTCAAACAATACAATacgaatatatttatatacgctTATAAAAACTCACATTGTTTATCTTCTCCAGCTCTAACACTTCAGCTATTGTCGGAGTTCTTGTTGAGTCCCAATGTAGACACAACGGATCAGAAGAAGAGGATGTCTCGCATGGCTTTCCCAAAGATTTACCAAGCACATTCACTGATGACATTGCCCACAGATTTATGGCTAGCGCAAAACCACTCACTTCATAACTATCTCCTGTCCAGGAACTTGCACTCAAACTTTTTACACTTCTCATCAAGATTCTATAAGCAGTTTTACCCCAAGCAATCTTGTGTGAGCGATAGTTCATATAACGCTGCAACCTGTCTCTCGGGATTTTAGAACTCGGATTTTCTGCCATAATTACCGCTTCTGTGAGTATTGCTGTTCCAAGGGATAATCTTTCTAGTGTTGGCATGCTTCGTGCTTTCTTTTTAAACATTTCATATAACGTTCTCACCGTAAACTTATCAATCTTGCCCAGCATCCAAATGTATGGCTTCTTCATTATTTTGAACAGCGGCTCTGTTATTGTCTGATCTTCCTCACAACGTAAGCCTGTTGTCAGATGAAATTCCCTTAGTGAAAACCTCATAGGCTGGTCCGAGAAAGTAAACCAGAGATCCTCTCCTTGCGTCAATACTCTTCGCTGCATTAGAAAATGGAACAACTCTTCTGAAAATTGAACCCTATTCCTTTTAACCAACTTCAAAATGCTCCCAATGTGAGAGTTCTCTATGAAAGAAAACTCTTCTTTTCCTAATATATCTTCCACCTTCTCGATATAATCAATCTTTGAGTGATGGATTATCGCTTTGGGATTATCTGGTGTTTCTACAGCTTCATAAACCCTCCCAGGCAATTTCAAGGTTGTGCAAAACTCGTTGCTATCCAACTGCAATACAAGACAACACTTCTTGAGTTCAcgcattttataattacttgaaaCCCACATTTATAAAGgcttataatttttcaaaaaaactcaATGTTCACTATCGATACTATTTCTCTTAGATCTAACTAGAAACATGACAATCCTCAACCAAtgttcttctattttcttataacagaaataacaaattcaaaaaatgacTTGAAACAAACAATAATTTAGGTACTTACTTGTAGAGAATCGTGAAGATAAGAATCATGAATAGGAGAATCGTGAAGAGGAGAATCGTGTATAGGAGAATCGTGTAGAGGAGAATCGTGAGGAGTAGACGACATTTTTTGAGATGAAATTTTGAATCGTATAGTCTGATTGTTATTCGTCGTCACCGGATGCTCTTTCCAGAGAGACGGCGTGACTAGTGAGAGAGAAGACCTTTTGTCGTCGCCGTTGCTAGAATCGCCGTCGTAGCTCTGTAATCTCGTCGCCTTCGATGGCGAGCTAGAGAGATTCGAGAGAAAAGGTTAAAATTGCGAGGGTTATTATTGTCTTTCGGCTACTAAACAATTAGGTATTTGTGAAAATGTCCTCCTCCTGAGTGTAAATTTGAAAAGGGGTACTCAACAAAGTGTAAATGTATAATTTCCCcaagtttatgtcacaaatatagactcaaatgatcaaaatgatcaaaatattttattaaaaatgtaaatcaatactattaaaacagaaggccCTTTTTTGAGGTATCCTTTTGTTTTAATCATATTTACAAGATACTGCCActtgaatatttttaaactatgattttaattaaattgaATTAGTTCCATTTAATACTTTTAATTAGTTTCACGAAATCATTTACTTCCAACAAAcaatatgttttcttatttaTCTTATTATCCCTTTCAACTAAAACGAGAGTATTATGTGGGTTCTATTCTATGATGATTGGTGTGAGATCTTTGATTGTGACTGGGATTTTCACGACATGGGTTCGATCAGAAAATTATGGAAAGCGGGTTCGATTGTTTCCGTTTTCTGATGGGGTTTACTCGAAATTTCGAGGTACCTTTTTGGTC of the Brassica rapa cultivar Chiifu-401-42 chromosome A03, CAAS_Brap_v3.01, whole genome shotgun sequence genome contains:
- the LOC117132521 gene encoding uncharacterized protein LOC117132521 isoform X28, translated to MKNNLKKKGKLLSIAKDCEVEVSIQEDGFRGSWYRAILEQNPTRVTGKKLRVSYKTMFNEDGVSPLKETIERSFIRPVPPECLNEGVVFKEGSVVDAYFNNGWWTGVIVVERPDGSFLVYFDDPPDIMRFIRSQLRPHADWIGSKWVKSKNKVLSQHMFTRGKLVEMTREISESEKEKIWVRALVITEVRKQGDDRRKFLIKRCTISQNSSDEAEGKHLIVDICKIRPSPPRDLCAEYSLNDYVEVVVTHGWRKGRVTEILLENKYKVYFAATKEDAVFNYTEIRLSMEWLGGGSWIRAHEREFENNAGTPIRPGQDSPSNTLATDEDDTLNDDATKIRSDQESPSITLVLESNEEDKVNDDATEITSSLERHRNTSVLEATEAETQNHETIYGKELPLPHESEDMMDDVATPIIDPQEIPRGETMSESNDKIALPKRISETGTKGVVLQRINKRSNLKLVGKVETLLGKEFKKLEDSFLAPVIKMGRKQKLMVFSRHLIHHLLLRRIDIGEKGLWFTFGEQLMRFSLREFHLTTGLPCVVDKDEDEAETSATKKKKKDPWMNKNQTLNTLLKLLVEKSKELTADQRLRLGATILVEGILMASNPVTSIPEERLLRARNFKEFCKYPWGNLAFDYLLKEVKSFTYAKLTENNQYAICGFIYALQLWALSSVNQLGTFFGISDDGIQFPLCLHWKETKALTIEEVNRFDQMEKVDVKCILGDPGLHSDLVEDVDCEFGRVVDLVKRGYRLKRQDWLNRSVDIAVAEAEVDENNSVPGIDATDQEKIEFLNNKVVSLEERVKYLEGLLNIRGETVKETEKSKETEAATKTKVNGQNADYELDENEVLGVYIDAKRKEIAKRKKNGVRPPREVGHQDEDDVEVEVNEEQPQEEEEQQQEDDTEDDVDDGDKESENPETNEGQTQEEEEQHQEDDAEVNEEQPQEEEEQQEEEDTEDDVDDGDKESENPETNEEQKQEEEEQQQEDDTEVNTDVDVGAKENGSENPVKGSKKRGRKVNISQCIRVYKMLFSIIYVTFFIVSSKLKDGEENEDAYEKPVKVTRKSERVTKGGEVNEDASEKPMKGTRKSKRGTKDGEENEYAYEKPVKVTRKSERVTKGKKKGVTPPREVQQQVEDHAETNEDGEGNEDASKKHVKFTKKNGRGNKEHNVGTPKSKKQKKQFEKDSADDVIGSVLEDLKNAD
- the LOC117132521 gene encoding uncharacterized protein LOC117132521 isoform X17, whose protein sequence is MKNNLKKKGKLLSIAKDCEVEVSIQEDGFRGSWYRAILEQNPTRVTGKKLRVSYKTMFNEDGVSPLKETIERSFIRPVPPECLNEGVVFKEGSVVDAYFNNGWWTGVIVVERPDGSFLVYFDDPPDIMRFIRSQLRPHADWIGSKWVKSKNKVLSQHMFTRGKLVEMTREISESEKEKIWVRALVITEVRKQGDDRRKFLIKRCTISQNSSDEAEGKHLIVDICKIRPSPPRDLCAEYSLNDYVEVVVTHGWRKGRVTEILLENKYKVYFAATKEDAVFNYTEIRLSMEWLGGGSWIRAHEREFENNAGTPIRPGQDSPSNTLATDEDDTLNDDATKIRSDQESPSITLVLESNEEDKVNDDATEITSSLERHRNTSVLEATEAETQNHETIYGKELPLPHESEDMMDDVATPIIDPQEIPRGETMSESNDKIALPKRISETGTKGVVLQRINKRSNLKLVGKVETLLGKEFKKLEDSFLAPVIKMGRKQKLMVFSRHLIHHLLLRRIDIGEKGLWFTFGEQLMRFSLREFHLTTGLPCVVDKDEDEAETSATKKKKKDPWMNKNQTLNTLLKLLVEKSKELTADQRLRLGATILVEGILMASNPVTSIPEERLLRARNFKEFCKYPWGNLAFDYLLKEVKSFTYAKLTENNQYAICGFIYALQLWALSSVNQLGTFFGISDDGIQFPLCLHWKETKALTIEEVNRFDQMEKVDVKCILGDPGLHSDLVEDVDCEFGRVVDLVKRGYRLKRQDWLNRSVDIAVAEAEVDENNSVPGIDATDQEKIEFLNNKVVSLEERVKYLEGLLNIRGETVKETEKSKETEAATKTKVNGQNADYELDENEVLGVYIDAKRKEIAKRKKNGVRPPREVGHQDEDDVEVEVNEEQPQEEEEQQQEDDTEDDVDDGDKESENPETNEEQKQEEEEQQQEDDTEVNTDVDVGAKENGSENPVKGSKKRGRKVNISQCIRVYKMLFSIIYVTFFIVSSKLKDGEENEDAYEKPVKVTRKSERVTKVNISLCIMLYKMLFSIINVTFFIVSSKLKGGEVNEDASEKPMKGTRKSKRGTKVNISQCIRVYKMLFSIINVTFFIVSSKLKGGEVNEDASEKPMKGTRKSKRGTKVNISLCIMLYKMLFSILYVTFFIVSSKLKDGEENEYAYEKPVKVTRKSERVTKGKKKGVTPPREVQQQVEDHAETNEDGEGNEDASKKHVKFTKKNGRGNKEHNVGTPKSKKQKKQFEKDSADDVIGSVLEDLKNAD
- the LOC117132521 gene encoding uncharacterized protein LOC117132521 isoform X29 codes for the protein MKNNLKKKGKLLSIAKDCEVEVSIQEDGFRGSWYRAILEQNPTRVTGKKLRVSYKTMFNEDGVSPLKETIERSFIRPVPPECLNEGVVFKEGSVVDAYFNNGWWTGVIVVERPDGSFLVYFDDPPDIMRFIRSQLRPHADWIGSKWVKSKNKVLSQHMFTRGKLVEMTREISESEKEKIWVRALVITEVRKQGDDRRKFLIKRCTISQNSSDEAEGKHLIVDICKIRPSPPRDLCAEYSLNDYVEVVVTHGWRKGRVTEILLENKYKVYFAATKEDAVFNYTEIRLSMEWLGGGSWIRAHEREFENNAGTPIRPGQDSPSNTLATDEDDTLNDDATKIRSDQESPSITLVLESNEEDKVNDDATEITSSLERHRNTSVLEATEAETQNHETIYGKELPLPHESEDMMDDVATPIIDPQEIPRGETMSESNDKIALPKRISETGTKGVVLQRINKRSNLKLVGKVETLLGKEFKKLEDSFLAPVIKMGRKQKLMVFSRHLIHHLLLRRIDIGEKGLWFTFGEQLMRFSLREFHLTTGLPCVVDKDEDEAETSATKKKKKDPWMNKNQTLNTLLKLLVEKSKELTADQRLRLGATILVEGILMASNPVTSIPEERLLRARNFKEFCKYPWGNLAFDYLLKEVKSFTYAKLTENNQYAICGFIYALQLWALSSVNQLGTFFGISDDGIQFPLCLHWKETKALTIEEVNRFDQMEKVDVKCILGDPGLHSDLVEDVDCEFGRVVDLVKRGYRLKRQDWLNRSVDIAVAEAEVDENNSVPGIDATDQEKIEFLNNKVVSLEERVKYLEGLLNIRGETVKETEKSKETEAATKTKVNGQNADYELDENEVLGVYIDAKRKEIAKRKKNGVRPPREVGHQDEDDVEVEVNEEQPQEEEEQQQEDDTEDDVDDGDKESENPETNEGQTQEEEEQHQEDDAEVNEEQPQEEEEQQEEEDTEDDVDDGDKESENPETNEEQKQEEEEQQQEDDTEVNTDVDVGAKENGSENPVKGSKKRGRKDGEENEDAYEKPVKVTRKSERVTKGGEVNEDASEKPMKGTRKSKRGTKGGEVNEDASEKPMKGTRKSKRGTKDGEENEYAYEKPVKVTRKSERVTKGKKKGVTPPREVQQQVEDHAETNEDGEGNEDASKKHVKFTKKNGRGNKEHNVGTPKSKKQKKQFEKDSADDVIGSVLEDLKNAD
- the LOC117132521 gene encoding uncharacterized protein LOC117132521 isoform X26; the protein is MKNNLKKKGKLLSIAKDCEVEVSIQEDGFRGSWYRAILEQNPTRVTGKKLRVSYKTMFNEDGVSPLKETIERSFIRPVPPECLNEGVVFKEGSVVDAYFNNGWWTGVIVVERPDGSFLVYFDDPPDIMRFIRSQLRPHADWIGSKWVKSKNKVLSQHMFTRGKLVEMTREISESEKEKIWVRALVITEVRKQGDDRRKFLIKRCTISQNSSDEAEGKHLIVDICKIRPSPPRDLCAEYSLNDYVEVVVTHGWRKGRVTEILLENKYKVYFAATKEDAVFNYTEIRLSMEWLGGGSWIRAHEREFENNAGTPIRPGQDSPSNTLATDEDDTLNDDATKIRSDQESPSITLVLESNEEDKVNDDATEITSSLERHRNTSVLEATEAETQNHETIYGKELPLPHESEDMMDDVATPIIDPQEIPRGETMSESNDKIALPKRISETGTKGVVLQRINKRSNLKLVGKVETLLGKEFKKLEDSFLAPVIKMGRKQKLMVFSRHLIHHLLLRRIDIGEKGLWFTFGEQLMRFSLREFHLTTGLPCVVDKDEDEAETSATKKKKKDPWMNKNQTLNTLLKLLVEKSKELTADQRLRLGATILVEGILMASNPVTSIPEERLLRARNFKEFCKYPWGNLAFDYLLKEVKSFTYAKLTENNQYAICGFIYALQLWALSSVNQLGTFFGISDDGIQFPLCLHWKETKALTIEEVNRFDQMEKVDVKCILGDPGLHSDLVEDVDCEFGRVVDLVKRGYRLKRQDWLNRSVDIAVAEAEVDENNSVPGIDATDQEKIEFLNNKVVSLEERVKYLEGLLNIRGETVKETEKSKETEAATKTKVNGQNADYELDENEVLGVYIDAKRKEIAKRKKNGVRPPREVGHQDEDDVEVEVNEEQPQEEEEQQQEDDTEDDVDDGDKESENPETNEGQTQEEEEQHQEDDAEVNEEQPQEEEEQQEEEDTEDDVDDGDKESENPETNEEQKQEEEEQQQEDDTEVNTDVDVGAKENGSENPVKGSKKRGRKDGEENEDAYEKPVKVTRKSERVTKGGEVNEDASEKPMKGTRKSKRGTKGGEVNEDASEKPMKGTRKSKRGTKVNISLCIMLYKMLFSILYVTFFIVSSKLKDGEENEYAYEKPVKVTRKSERVTKGKKKGVTPPREVQQQVEDHAETNEDGEGNEDASKKHVKFTKKNGRGNKEHNVGTPKSKKQKKQFEKDSADDVIGSVLEDLKNAD
- the LOC117132521 gene encoding uncharacterized protein LOC117132521 isoform X11, with the translated sequence MKNNLKKKGKLLSIAKDCEVEVSIQEDGFRGSWYRAILEQNPTRVTGKKLRVSYKTMFNEDGVSPLKETIERSFIRPVPPECLNEGVVFKEGSVVDAYFNNGWWTGVIVVERPDGSFLVYFDDPPDIMRFIRSQLRPHADWIGSKWVKSKNKVLSQHMFTRGKLVEMTREISESEKEKIWVRALVITEVRKQGDDRRKFLIKRCTISQNSSDEAEGKHLIVDICKIRPSPPRDLCAEYSLNDYVEVVVTHGWRKGRVTEILLENKYKVYFAATKEDAVFNYTEIRLSMEWLGGGSWIRAHEREFENNAGTPIRPGQDSPSNTLATDEDDTLNDDATKIRSDQESPSITLVLESNEEDKVNDDATEITSSLERHRNTSVLEATEAETQNHETIYGKELPLPHESEDMMDDVATPIIDPQEIPRGETMSESNDKIALPKRISETGTKGVVLQRINKRSNLKLVGKVETLLGKEFKKLEDSFLAPVIKMGRKQKLMVFSRHLIHHLLLRRIDIGEKGLWFTFGEQLMRFSLREFHLTTGLPCVVDKDEDEAETSATKKKKKDPWMNKNQTLNTLLKLLVEKSKELTADQRLRLGATILVEGILMASNPVTSIPEERLLRARNFKEFCKYPWGNLAFDYLLKEVKSFTYAKLTENNQYAICGFIYALQLWALSSVNQLGTFFGISDDGIQFPLCLHWKETKALTIEEVNRFDQMEKVDVKCILGDPGLHSDLVEDVDCEFGRVVDLVKRGYRLKRQDWLNRSVDIAVAEAEVDENNSVPGIDATDQEKIEFLNNKVVSLEERVKYLEGLLNIRGETVKETEKSKETEAATKTKVNGQNADYELDENEVLGVYIDAKRKEIAKRKKNGVRPPREVGHQDEDDVEVEVNEEQPQEEEEQQQEDDTEDDVDDGDKESENPETNEGQTQEEEEQHQEDDAEVNEEQPQEEEEQQEEEDTEDDVDDGDKESENPETNEEQKQEEEEQQQEDDTEVNTDVDVGAKENGSENPVKGSKKRGRKDGEENEDAYEKPVKVTRKSERVTKVNISLCIMLYKMLFSIINVTFFIVSSKLKGGEVNEDASEKPMKGTRKSKRGTKVNISQCIRVYKMLFSIINVTFFIVSSKLKGGEVNEDASEKPMKGTRKSKRGTKVNISLCIMLYKMLFSILYVTFFIVSSKLKDGEENEYAYEKPVKVTRKSERVTKGKKKGVTPPREVQQQVEDHAETNEDGEGNEDASKKHVKFTKKNGRGNKEHNVGTPKSKKQKKQFEKDSADDVIGSVLEDLKNAD